In the Halichoerus grypus chromosome 4, mHalGry1.hap1.1, whole genome shotgun sequence genome, one interval contains:
- the DHRS9 gene encoding dehydrogenase/reductase SDR family member 9 isoform X2, giving the protein MPGRPACTLHKQPCPPGHLTRVTPAMLQELDPSQLAGLGSPSSFIVQERRVPIIYRGKKMFFWVLALLILCGFLWNYKRQLKIADITDKYVFITGCDTGFGNLAARTFDKKGFHVIAACLTESESTALKAETSERLHTVLLDVTDPENVKRTAQWVKNQVGEKGLWGLINNAGVLGVLAPTDWLTVEDYREPIEVNLFGLINVTLNLLPLVKKARGRIINVSSIGGRLAFSGGGYTPSKYAVEGFNDSLRRDMKAFGVHVSCIEPGLFKTGLSDPIKATEKKRAIWKHLSPDIKQQYGEGYIEKSLDKLKGTNSFVNVDLSLVVECMDHALTSLFPKTHYAAGRDAKTFWIPLSHMPAVLQDFLLLKQKTELANPKAV; this is encoded by the exons ATGCCAGGAAGGCCAGCATGCACTCTCCATAAACAGCCTTGCCCCCCTGGCCACCTTACAAGAGTGACACCAGCCATGCTCCAGGAGCTGGATCCATCACAGCTTGCAGGGCTGGG GTCACCATCTTCTTTTATTGTTCAAGAGAGGAGAGTCCCTATCatatacagggggaaaaaaatgttcttttgggtGTTAGCCCTCCTAATCCTTTGTGGTTTTCTATGGAATTATAAAAGACAACTAAAGATTGCAGACATTACTGATAAGTACGTTTTCATAACTGGGTGTGACACGGGCTTTGGAAATTTGGCAGCCAGAACTTTTGATAAAAAAGGATTTCATGTAATTGCTGCCTGTCTGACTGAATCAGAATCAACAGCTTTAAAGGCAGAAACCTCAGAAAGACTTCACACCGTGCTTCTGGATGTAACTGACCCAGAGAATGTCAAGAGGACTGCCCAGTGGGTGAAAAATCAAGTTGGGGAAAAAG GTCTCTGGGGTCTGATCAACAATGCTGGCGTTCTCGGCGTGCTGGCTCCCACCGACTGGCTGACAGTGGAGGACTACAGAGAACCTATTGAAGTGAACTTGTTTGGACTCATCAATGTGACTCTAAATTTGCTTCCCTTGGTTAAAAAAGCTCGAGGAAGGATTATCAATGTCTCCAGCATTGGAGGTCGCCTTGCATTTAGTGGAGGGGGCTATACTCCATCCAAGTACGCAGTAGAAGGCTTCAATGACAGCTTAAG ACGGGACATGAAAGCTTTTGGTGTGCATGTTTCATGTATTGAACCAGGATTATTCAAAACAGGATTATCAGATCCAATAAAAGCCACTGAAAAAAAACGCGCCATTTGGAAGCATCTATCTCCAGATATCAAACAACAGTACGGAGAAGGTTACATTGAAAAAA GTCTAGACAAGCTGAAAGGCACAAATTCCTTTGTAAACGTGGACCTCTCCCTGGTGGTGGAGTGCATGGACCACGCGCTCACAAGTCTCTTCCCTAAGACCCATTATGCTGCTGGAAGGGATGCCAAGACCTTCTGGATACCTCTGTCTCACATGCCAGCAGTTTTGCAAGACTTTTTATTgttgaaacagaaaacagagctGGCTAATCCCAAGGCAGTGTGA
- the DHRS9 gene encoding dehydrogenase/reductase SDR family member 9 isoform X1, producing the protein MYVLRARRKPGESPPPEDRCAQVAQSFLPQHSGQNRPAPSPGPQQLLHSSSSPVRSPSSFIVQERRVPIIYRGKKMFFWVLALLILCGFLWNYKRQLKIADITDKYVFITGCDTGFGNLAARTFDKKGFHVIAACLTESESTALKAETSERLHTVLLDVTDPENVKRTAQWVKNQVGEKGLWGLINNAGVLGVLAPTDWLTVEDYREPIEVNLFGLINVTLNLLPLVKKARGRIINVSSIGGRLAFSGGGYTPSKYAVEGFNDSLRRDMKAFGVHVSCIEPGLFKTGLSDPIKATEKKRAIWKHLSPDIKQQYGEGYIEKSLDKLKGTNSFVNVDLSLVVECMDHALTSLFPKTHYAAGRDAKTFWIPLSHMPAVLQDFLLLKQKTELANPKAV; encoded by the exons ATGTATGTACTCAGAGCTAGACGGAAGCCCGGAGAATCTCCACCTCCAGAGGATCGGTGTGCTCAGGTGGCTCAATCCTTCCTTCCTCAGCACAGCGGGCAGAACCGCCCTGCACCCAGCCCAGGTCCCCAACAGCTTCTCCACTCCAGTTCATCTCCAGTAAG GTCACCATCTTCTTTTATTGTTCAAGAGAGGAGAGTCCCTATCatatacagggggaaaaaaatgttcttttgggtGTTAGCCCTCCTAATCCTTTGTGGTTTTCTATGGAATTATAAAAGACAACTAAAGATTGCAGACATTACTGATAAGTACGTTTTCATAACTGGGTGTGACACGGGCTTTGGAAATTTGGCAGCCAGAACTTTTGATAAAAAAGGATTTCATGTAATTGCTGCCTGTCTGACTGAATCAGAATCAACAGCTTTAAAGGCAGAAACCTCAGAAAGACTTCACACCGTGCTTCTGGATGTAACTGACCCAGAGAATGTCAAGAGGACTGCCCAGTGGGTGAAAAATCAAGTTGGGGAAAAAG GTCTCTGGGGTCTGATCAACAATGCTGGCGTTCTCGGCGTGCTGGCTCCCACCGACTGGCTGACAGTGGAGGACTACAGAGAACCTATTGAAGTGAACTTGTTTGGACTCATCAATGTGACTCTAAATTTGCTTCCCTTGGTTAAAAAAGCTCGAGGAAGGATTATCAATGTCTCCAGCATTGGAGGTCGCCTTGCATTTAGTGGAGGGGGCTATACTCCATCCAAGTACGCAGTAGAAGGCTTCAATGACAGCTTAAG ACGGGACATGAAAGCTTTTGGTGTGCATGTTTCATGTATTGAACCAGGATTATTCAAAACAGGATTATCAGATCCAATAAAAGCCACTGAAAAAAAACGCGCCATTTGGAAGCATCTATCTCCAGATATCAAACAACAGTACGGAGAAGGTTACATTGAAAAAA GTCTAGACAAGCTGAAAGGCACAAATTCCTTTGTAAACGTGGACCTCTCCCTGGTGGTGGAGTGCATGGACCACGCGCTCACAAGTCTCTTCCCTAAGACCCATTATGCTGCTGGAAGGGATGCCAAGACCTTCTGGATACCTCTGTCTCACATGCCAGCAGTTTTGCAAGACTTTTTATTgttgaaacagaaaacagagctGGCTAATCCCAAGGCAGTGTGA